In a single window of the Saccharothrix australiensis genome:
- a CDS encoding GAF and ANTAR domain-containing protein — protein MDSRQPDRDRRAWLWDRISRLAEAEGVPSGVRHVSLTAAAVLSATDVVVYQVVDGGRCEPAHVTGPVGDWLSEAEITFGEGPAMDCLRQECPVVGDLAAFGGVRWPVFAPFALMRGVTGILAFPVVMGAVVVGCLEALRPTAEPPTPREVVDGLLLADAAMLVLLRAEPLPPGADPFSDAVEARWATVQRAVGVVSAQADSDLTTAFVRVRAHAYRTGRRLADVAADVLARRLRFPADPDEEPHTGHGPG, from the coding sequence GTGGACAGCCGACAACCGGACCGCGATCGCCGCGCCTGGCTGTGGGACCGGATCAGCCGCCTCGCCGAGGCCGAGGGCGTGCCCTCCGGCGTGCGGCACGTCAGCCTGACCGCCGCCGCCGTGCTCTCCGCGACCGACGTGGTGGTCTACCAGGTGGTCGACGGCGGCCGGTGCGAGCCCGCGCACGTCACCGGCCCGGTCGGCGATTGGCTCAGCGAAGCCGAGATCACCTTCGGCGAGGGCCCGGCGATGGACTGCCTGCGGCAGGAGTGCCCGGTGGTGGGCGACCTCGCGGCGTTCGGCGGCGTGCGGTGGCCGGTGTTCGCGCCGTTCGCGTTGATGCGCGGTGTCACGGGCATCCTGGCGTTCCCCGTGGTGATGGGCGCGGTCGTGGTCGGCTGCCTGGAGGCGTTGCGCCCGACGGCCGAACCGCCGACCCCGCGGGAGGTGGTGGACGGCCTGCTGCTGGCGGACGCGGCGATGCTGGTGCTGTTGCGCGCCGAGCCGCTGCCGCCCGGCGCGGACCCGTTCTCCGACGCGGTGGAGGCGCGCTGGGCGACCGTGCAGCGGGCGGTCGGCGTGGTGTCGGCGCAGGCGGACAGCGACCTGACGACCGCGTTCGTCCGGGTGCGGGCGCACGCCTACCGGACCGGGCGGCGACTGGCCGACGTGGCGGCCGACGTGCTGGCGCGCAGGCTGCGCTTCCCCGCGGACCCGGACGAGGAGCCCCACACCGGGCACGGGCCGGGGTGA
- a CDS encoding helix-turn-helix transcriptional regulator encodes MPLPGPISETLAELRRSRGLTQDDLAERLHAASGNTSVTREEVSRWERGKRIPGPYWRGWLGQVLDTPQHELERAAAIERAARRRH; translated from the coding sequence GTGCCACTGCCGGGACCGATCAGCGAAACCCTCGCCGAACTGAGACGCAGTCGCGGGCTGACCCAGGACGACTTGGCCGAGCGGCTGCACGCCGCCTCCGGCAACACCAGCGTGACCAGGGAAGAGGTGTCGCGCTGGGAACGGGGCAAACGCATACCGGGACCGTACTGGCGCGGCTGGCTCGGCCAAGTGCTGGACACGCCGCAGCACGAATTGGAACGCGCCGCCGCAATCGAGCGCGCGGCCCGCCGCCGGCATTGA
- a CDS encoding nuclear transport factor 2 family protein has translation MTRSRADVTMVVEKLVARWAAKDTAGLSRLFADGVRWWTAPVPGAPWPSDVRNPREVESFFLAFRAVLELTGITTRGLIVDGPDAVLTGRLHARVQVTGAPLSYDFAVAVSVHRGLVSEFRMYADTLAIARALAQDVPPVSP, from the coding sequence ATGACGCGCAGCCGAGCTGACGTCACGATGGTGGTGGAGAAACTGGTCGCCCGGTGGGCCGCGAAGGACACCGCCGGGCTGAGCAGGCTGTTCGCGGACGGTGTCCGCTGGTGGACCGCCCCGGTGCCCGGCGCGCCGTGGCCGTCGGACGTCCGCAACCCGCGCGAGGTCGAGTCGTTCTTCCTCGCCTTCCGCGCGGTGCTCGAACTGACCGGCATCACCACCCGCGGCCTGATCGTGGACGGGCCCGACGCCGTGCTCACCGGTCGGCTGCACGCGCGGGTGCAGGTCACCGGCGCGCCGCTGTCCTACGACTTCGCCGTGGCGGTCAGCGTGCACCGCGGGCTGGTCAGCGAGTTCCGCATGTATGCGGACACGCTGGCAATTGCACGTGCACTCGCACAGGATGTTCCTCCGGTATCACCGTGA
- a CDS encoding GntR family transcriptional regulator — MTPRALDRSGPDPLWRQLQDDLVARLRSGAFDTGFPGELALADEYGVSRYTVRQALQRLRADGLVVAERGRQPRVSPAADVEQPLDTLYSLFASVEAAGLEQRSAVRVLDVRADGVVADRLDLEGSTPLVHLERLRLADGEPFAIDRAWLPADVAAPILTADFTRTGLYAVLAERTGVRLDTSREDIRAVVPTAAERALLRCGPEVACLSIHRQGRAAGRPVEWRHTIVRGDRFAVTAEFAAAGSARPTRSVLAR, encoded by the coding sequence GTGACACCACGAGCACTGGACCGATCCGGACCGGACCCGCTGTGGCGGCAACTCCAGGACGACCTCGTCGCCCGGCTGCGGTCGGGAGCGTTCGACACCGGCTTCCCCGGCGAGCTGGCGCTGGCCGACGAGTACGGCGTCAGCCGCTACACCGTGCGCCAGGCGCTGCAACGCCTGCGCGCGGACGGGCTCGTGGTCGCCGAGCGCGGACGGCAGCCCAGGGTGAGCCCCGCCGCGGACGTCGAGCAGCCGCTGGACACCCTCTACAGCCTGTTCGCCTCGGTCGAGGCGGCCGGGTTGGAGCAGCGCAGCGCGGTCCGGGTGCTCGACGTCCGGGCCGACGGCGTGGTCGCCGACCGGCTCGACCTGGAGGGTTCGACGCCGCTGGTCCACCTGGAACGGCTGCGGCTGGCCGACGGCGAGCCGTTCGCGATCGACCGGGCGTGGCTGCCCGCCGACGTCGCCGCGCCGATCCTGACCGCCGACTTCACCCGCACCGGCCTGTACGCGGTGCTGGCCGAGCGCACCGGCGTCCGACTGGACACCAGTCGGGAGGACATCCGGGCCGTGGTGCCGACCGCCGCCGAACGGGCCCTGCTGCGGTGCGGCCCGGAGGTGGCCTGCCTGTCCATCCACCGGCAGGGCCGCGCGGCGGGCCGTCCCGTGGAGTGGCGGCACACGATCGTGCGGGGCGACCGGTTCGCCGTCACCGCCGAGTTCGCGGCGGCGGGCAGCGCCCGGCCGACCCGGTCCGTCCTGGCCCGCTGA
- a CDS encoding DeoR/GlpR family DNA-binding transcription regulator yields the protein MNRYERLNALLELLAERGRVEVDEIADELAVSGATIRRDLDHLAEQRLLTRTRGGAVARSIAYDLPLRYKTVRRAGEKQRIGRAAAERVPRGAVVGMNGGTTTTEVARALMTSADVGGVEGDGVITVVTNALNIAHELAVRPQVKLVVTGGVARPQSYELMSPLAGRILSGLSLDVTFLGVDAIDPDAGAAAHHEGEADIDRMLAERARRVVVVADSSKIGVRAFASICAIGQVHVLVTDTEAREQDVRRFRERGVEVVQV from the coding sequence GTGAATCGGTACGAGCGGTTGAACGCGCTGCTGGAACTGTTGGCCGAGCGCGGCAGGGTCGAGGTGGACGAGATCGCCGACGAGCTGGCCGTCTCCGGCGCGACCATCCGGCGCGACCTCGACCACCTCGCCGAACAGCGGCTGCTCACCCGGACGCGGGGCGGCGCGGTCGCCCGCTCGATCGCCTACGACCTGCCCCTGCGGTACAAGACGGTGCGGCGCGCGGGGGAGAAGCAGCGCATCGGGCGGGCGGCGGCCGAACGCGTGCCGCGCGGCGCGGTGGTCGGCATGAACGGCGGCACCACCACGACCGAGGTCGCCCGCGCGCTGATGACCAGCGCGGACGTCGGCGGTGTCGAGGGCGACGGGGTGATCACGGTGGTGACCAACGCGCTCAACATCGCCCACGAGCTGGCCGTGCGGCCCCAGGTGAAGCTGGTCGTGACCGGCGGCGTGGCGCGCCCGCAGTCCTACGAGCTGATGAGCCCGCTGGCGGGCCGCATCCTGAGCGGGCTGAGCCTGGACGTGACGTTCCTCGGCGTGGACGCGATCGACCCGGACGCGGGCGCCGCCGCGCACCACGAGGGCGAGGCGGACATCGACCGGATGCTCGCCGAACGGGCGCGCCGGGTGGTCGTGGTGGCGGACTCGTCCAAGATCGGCGTGCGGGCGTTCGCGTCGATCTGCGCCATCGGCCAGGTGCACGTGCTGGTGACCGACACCGAAGCCCGCGAGCAGGACGTGCGCCGGTTCCGCGAGCGGGGCGTCGAGGTTGTACAGGTGTGA
- a CDS encoding MFS transporter produces MSTGPTLDDTTEHHRAPGRWPALAVLVMAVVVVAVNGTVLALATPFLSEDLRPTGTQLLWIGDVYAFVLAGLLVSMGSLGDRIGRKRLLLIGTAAFGLASLLIAYAPTAEALIAGRVVQGVAGATLMPSTLALVRNIFHDPRERSLAVGVWGAALSAGAAASPLLGGWLLEHFWWGSVFLINVPIAALVLVVGARLLPESRNPSPGPWDVPSALLSTAGVVAVVYAVKEIAADGPGVDALVAAPLGLLALALFARRQLVLPSPLIDVRLFRNRVFTGVVGANLLSIFGLSGLIYFLSQYFQLVKGYGPLHAGVAEMPAMLASMVVGLLAGWTVRRTSVRVAIAGGLALTAIAMVVPAFVTPTTGYPVLGAALLLMGAGTGLTFTTAGDLVLSSVPKEQAGAASAVSETAYELGMALGIAVLGSLVMGVYRDFDVPPGTPAEVADAAAQSLGGATRAVSALPAEPAAALLAAARDAFTEGLAIASGIGAALLFAATAMAWVMLRPAPRKGA; encoded by the coding sequence ATGAGCACCGGTCCCACACTGGACGACACGACCGAGCACCACCGGGCACCGGGCCGGTGGCCGGCGCTGGCCGTCCTGGTCATGGCCGTCGTCGTCGTGGCCGTCAACGGCACGGTCCTGGCGCTGGCCACGCCGTTCCTCAGCGAGGACCTCCGGCCGACGGGCACGCAGCTCCTGTGGATCGGCGACGTGTACGCGTTCGTCCTGGCCGGGCTGCTGGTCAGCATGGGCAGCCTCGGCGACCGCATCGGGCGAAAGCGGCTGCTGCTGATCGGGACGGCCGCGTTCGGCCTGGCGTCCCTGCTCATCGCCTACGCGCCCACCGCCGAGGCGCTGATCGCGGGCCGGGTCGTGCAGGGCGTGGCGGGCGCGACCCTCATGCCCTCGACCCTGGCGCTGGTCCGCAACATCTTCCACGACCCGCGCGAGCGCAGCCTGGCCGTCGGCGTCTGGGGCGCGGCCCTGTCCGCCGGGGCCGCCGCGAGCCCGCTGCTGGGCGGCTGGCTGCTGGAGCACTTCTGGTGGGGCTCGGTGTTCCTCATCAACGTGCCCATCGCCGCGCTCGTCCTGGTGGTCGGGGCCAGGCTGCTGCCGGAGTCGAGGAACCCCTCCCCCGGCCCGTGGGACGTGCCCAGCGCGCTGCTGTCCACGGCGGGCGTCGTCGCCGTGGTCTACGCGGTCAAGGAGATCGCGGCGGACGGGCCGGGCGTCGACGCCCTCGTGGCCGCGCCGCTCGGCCTGCTCGCGCTGGCCCTGTTCGCGCGGCGGCAGCTGGTGCTGCCCTCGCCGCTGATCGACGTGCGGCTGTTCCGCAACCGCGTGTTCACCGGTGTCGTCGGCGCGAACCTGCTGTCGATCTTCGGCCTGTCCGGGCTGATCTACTTCCTGTCGCAGTACTTCCAGCTCGTCAAGGGCTACGGCCCGCTGCACGCGGGTGTCGCCGAGATGCCCGCCATGCTCGCGTCGATGGTCGTCGGCCTGCTCGCCGGGTGGACCGTGCGCCGGACGTCCGTGCGCGTGGCCATCGCGGGCGGTCTGGCGCTCACCGCGATCGCGATGGTGGTCCCGGCGTTCGTCACGCCCACCACCGGCTACCCCGTGCTGGGCGCGGCGCTGCTCCTGATGGGCGCGGGCACCGGGCTGACCTTCACCACCGCCGGCGACCTGGTGCTCTCCAGCGTGCCCAAGGAGCAGGCGGGCGCGGCGTCGGCGGTGTCCGAGACCGCCTACGAACTGGGCATGGCGCTGGGCATCGCGGTGTTGGGCAGCCTCGTCATGGGCGTCTACCGGGACTTCGACGTCCCGCCGGGCACGCCGGCCGAGGTCGCCGACGCCGCCGCCCAGTCGCTCGGCGGGGCGACGCGGGCCGTCTCGGCGCTGCCCGCCGAACCGGCCGCCGCGTTGCTCGCCGCCGCCCGCGACGCGTTCACCGAGGGGCTCGCCATCGCCTCGGGCATCGGTGCGGCGCTGCTGTTCGCGGCCACGGCCATGGCGTGGGTCATGCTCCGGCCCGCCCCTCGGAAGGGGGCCTGA
- a CDS encoding TetR/AcrR family transcriptional regulator: MSRERMLRAAADFLGRRPNATQDEIAKAVGVSRATLHRHFAGRGALLAALEHLAVAQLREALDASRLDEGPAAEALRRLVAACEPVSPYLALLYSQSQEPDPDREPAAWADIDARIVELFQRGRRTGEFGPDLTSAWLTDAFYSLVAGAAWSIQAGRAASRDFTRMVTDLILNGITRS, encoded by the coding sequence ATGAGCCGGGAGCGGATGCTGCGCGCGGCGGCCGACTTCCTCGGGCGGCGTCCGAACGCGACCCAGGACGAGATCGCCAAGGCGGTCGGCGTCAGCCGCGCCACGCTGCACCGCCACTTCGCCGGGCGCGGCGCGCTGCTCGCGGCGCTGGAACACCTGGCCGTGGCGCAGCTGCGGGAGGCGCTGGACGCCTCCCGCCTGGACGAGGGCCCGGCGGCGGAGGCGCTGCGCCGGCTGGTCGCGGCGTGCGAACCCGTGTCGCCCTACCTGGCGCTGCTGTACTCGCAGAGCCAGGAACCCGACCCCGACCGCGAACCCGCCGCGTGGGCCGACATCGACGCCCGGATCGTCGAGCTGTTCCAGCGGGGCAGGCGGACCGGCGAGTTCGGCCCGGACCTGACCTCGGCCTGGCTCACCGACGCCTTCTACAGCCTGGTGGCCGGCGCGGCGTGGTCGATCCAGGCGGGCCGGGCGGCGTCCCGCGACTTCACCCGGATGGTTACCGACCTCATCCTGAACGGCATCACCCGCTCCTGA
- a CDS encoding alpha/beta fold hydrolase, with amino-acid sequence MRQGKKLAVTALTGLSLLTAAGVAGAAPTAEGAAERGGLERFHRQHLSWQPCGDEKLDAAGAECADVAVPLDYREPRGRTITVAISRLKASDGAKRRGVMLSNPGGPGGAGLDMMLTVRDAMTPEVRARYDLIGMDPRGIGRSTPVDCGWPVGSMLQSAGVDRASFERGARTQADLAQRCRDKAGDLLPHITTRNTARDMDVIRGALKERRISYFGVSYGTYLGAVYTQMFPQRSDRVVLDSATDPDRWTRPARQLLGKANETALDDWAAWAADRDAEYHLGGTAARVRALVEDLVRSAAREPIRLGEHRLDQHYLPLVLFGPLSDARQDALLTSYVRQIADAAGGKVVQPSPELDATLRFAYRPTPETQNSGQAAVMCGDAAEPRDPESYWRDIERHRATQPVFGAFAHNITPCAFWAPPVERPTEVRNSVPALIVQATGDTRTTYETGVALHRSMTKSRLVTLKDVRIHGVFEFFPNKCVRDSVNTYLADGTLPARDRTCHVD; translated from the coding sequence GTGAGACAGGGCAAGAAGTTGGCGGTCACCGCTTTGACCGGGCTGAGCCTGCTGACGGCCGCCGGCGTGGCCGGGGCCGCCCCGACCGCCGAGGGCGCCGCCGAACGCGGTGGCCTGGAGCGGTTCCACCGCCAGCACCTGAGCTGGCAACCCTGCGGTGACGAGAAGCTGGACGCCGCCGGCGCGGAGTGCGCGGACGTCGCGGTGCCGCTGGACTACCGCGAGCCGCGCGGCCGGACGATCACCGTCGCGATCTCCCGGCTGAAGGCGTCCGACGGCGCGAAGCGGCGCGGGGTCATGCTGTCGAACCCCGGCGGCCCCGGCGGGGCGGGCCTCGACATGATGCTCACCGTCCGGGACGCGATGACGCCGGAGGTGCGGGCGCGGTACGACCTGATCGGCATGGACCCGCGCGGCATCGGCCGCTCCACGCCCGTCGACTGCGGGTGGCCGGTGGGCAGCATGCTCCAGTCGGCGGGTGTGGACCGCGCCTCGTTCGAGCGCGGCGCACGGACGCAGGCCGACCTGGCGCAGCGGTGCCGGGACAAGGCGGGCGACCTCCTGCCGCACATCACCACCCGCAACACCGCCAGGGACATGGACGTCATCCGCGGCGCGCTCAAGGAGCGCCGGATCAGCTACTTCGGCGTCTCGTACGGCACGTACCTGGGCGCGGTGTACACGCAGATGTTCCCGCAGCGCAGCGACCGCGTGGTGCTGGACAGCGCCACCGACCCGGACCGCTGGACCAGGCCCGCCCGGCAGCTCCTGGGCAAGGCGAACGAGACCGCGCTGGACGACTGGGCGGCCTGGGCGGCGGACCGCGACGCCGAGTACCACCTCGGCGGCACCGCCGCGCGGGTGCGCGCGCTGGTCGAGGACCTGGTGCGCAGCGCCGCGCGGGAGCCGATCCGGCTCGGCGAGCACCGGCTGGACCAGCACTACCTGCCGCTGGTGCTGTTCGGCCCGCTGTCCGACGCCCGCCAGGACGCCCTGCTCACGAGCTACGTGCGGCAGATCGCGGACGCCGCGGGCGGCAAGGTGGTCCAGCCGAGCCCGGAGCTGGACGCCACCCTGCGGTTCGCGTACCGGCCGACGCCCGAGACCCAGAACTCCGGCCAGGCCGCCGTCATGTGCGGTGACGCGGCCGAGCCGCGCGACCCGGAGTCGTACTGGCGCGACATCGAGCGGCACCGCGCCACCCAGCCCGTGTTCGGCGCGTTCGCGCACAACATCACGCCGTGCGCCTTCTGGGCGCCTCCCGTCGAGCGGCCGACCGAGGTGCGCAACTCGGTGCCCGCGCTGATCGTGCAGGCCACCGGTGACACCCGCACCACCTACGAGACGGGGGTCGCGCTGCACCGGTCGATGACCAAGTCGCGCCTGGTCACCCTGAAGGACGTGCGCATCCACGGCGTGTTCGAGTTCTTCCCGAACAAGTGCGTGCGGGACAGCGTGAACACCTACCTCGCGGACGGCACGCTGCCCGCCCGCGACCGGACGTGCCACGTGGACTGA
- a CDS encoding serine hydrolase domain-containing protein — MGARVLLRSAVGATVTAGLVAAVLVSPAAATGGAAQAGGAPAGAVDRGGEREIAVALDRLIRADGLPGAQAVVTERGRSREVARGVGDLRTGRPFPHRARVRIGSNTKTFVATVVLQLVAEGEVGLDDPVERHLPGVVRGNGNDGTRVTVRQLLQHTSGLSDYLAVVDPVAARWRHYGPAELVAAAMTLPPRFEPGAKWEYSNTNYVLAGMLVEQVTGRPVAAEVTRRVTAPLGLRSTYFPRPGETGLRGPHPRGYHRVDGERVDYTEQDPSWAGAAGAVVGTGEDLNRFFTALLGGRLLPAAQLAEMKRTVPADIAPGAGYGLGLIRYPVSCGKELWGHGGTVPGFRTRGGVTADGRAVNVTVNEVSSSPDGSANVLKAVDAAVCATS, encoded by the coding sequence TTGGGAGCACGGGTTCTGCTGCGATCCGCGGTCGGGGCGACGGTGACGGCGGGCTTGGTGGCCGCCGTGCTCGTGTCGCCCGCGGCGGCCACGGGCGGCGCGGCGCAGGCAGGTGGGGCACCGGCGGGCGCGGTCGACCGGGGTGGTGAGCGGGAGATCGCGGTGGCGCTCGACCGGCTCATCCGGGCCGACGGGCTGCCGGGCGCACAGGCCGTGGTGACGGAGCGCGGCCGGAGCCGGGAGGTCGCGCGCGGTGTCGGCGACCTGCGCACCGGTCGGCCGTTCCCCCACCGGGCGCGCGTTCGCATCGGCAGCAACACCAAGACGTTCGTCGCCACCGTGGTGCTGCAACTGGTGGCCGAGGGCGAGGTCGGGCTGGACGACCCGGTCGAGCGCCACCTGCCGGGCGTGGTGCGGGGCAACGGGAACGACGGAACCCGCGTCACCGTCCGGCAGCTGCTCCAGCACACCAGCGGCCTGTCCGACTACCTGGCGGTGGTGGACCCGGTCGCGGCCCGGTGGCGGCACTACGGGCCGGCCGAGCTGGTCGCCGCCGCGATGACCCTCCCGCCGCGCTTCGAGCCCGGCGCGAAGTGGGAGTACTCCAACACGAACTACGTCCTCGCGGGCATGCTCGTCGAGCAGGTGACCGGGCGGCCGGTCGCCGCCGAGGTCACCCGCCGGGTCACCGCGCCGCTCGGGCTGCGGTCGACCTACTTCCCCCGGCCCGGCGAGACCGGGCTGCGCGGCCCGCACCCGCGCGGCTACCACCGGGTCGACGGTGAGCGCGTCGACTACACCGAGCAGGACCCGTCCTGGGCGGGCGCGGCCGGTGCGGTGGTGGGCACGGGCGAGGACCTGAACCGGTTCTTCACCGCGCTGCTGGGCGGGCGGCTGCTGCCCGCGGCGCAGCTTGCCGAGATGAAGCGCACCGTGCCCGCCGACATCGCGCCGGGCGCGGGTTACGGCCTCGGCCTGATCCGCTACCCGGTGTCCTGCGGCAAGGAGCTCTGGGGCCACGGCGGCACCGTCCCCGGTTTCCGCACGCGCGGCGGCGTCACCGCCGACGGCCGTGCCGTGAACGTCACGGTCAACGAGGTCTCCTCGTCGCCGGACGGCTCGGCGAACGTGCTCAAGGCGGTCGACGCCGCCGTGTGCGCCACCTCCTGA
- a CDS encoding sensor histidine kinase — protein MWSTTGRARARRRCSRRCPTPPTRTPGSTSAGCAWASSPCSSRRSRCSGVGRCGAPAWACGAPAGTCGAPPGGPALGNAAAHTPPGTPVRIGVGTAAGRAVRVVADDGQGMTPGQAARAFDRFYRADRSRTRSGGADAGLGLAIARSLARAHGGDVELETGVGEGVRFRLTLPLTLPLPDER, from the coding sequence GTGTGGTCGACTACTGGCCGAGCAAGGGCGCGGCGGCGGTGTTCGCGACGGTGCCCGACCCCGCCTACCCGCACCCCTGGCTCAACCTCGGCGGGATGTGCCTGGGCGTCGTCGCCGTGCTCGTCGCGGCGTTCGCGGTGTTCCGGCGTCGGGAGGTGTGGTGCGCCGGCGTGGGCCTGTGGTGCGCCGGCGGGGACGTGCGGCGCGCCACCGGGCGGGCCGGCTCTCGGCAACGCCGCCGCCCACACCCCGCCGGGCACCCCCGTCCGCATCGGCGTCGGCACCGCGGCCGGCCGCGCCGTGCGCGTGGTGGCGGACGACGGCCAGGGGATGACGCCCGGACAGGCGGCCCGCGCCTTCGACCGCTTCTACCGGGCCGACCGCTCGCGGACCCGGTCGGGTGGCGCCGACGCGGGACTGGGCCTCGCCATCGCCCGGTCGCTGGCGCGTGCCCACGGCGGCGACGTGGAACTGGAGACGGGGGTGGGGGAGGGCGTGCGCTTCCGGCTGACCCTGCCGCTGACATTGCCGCTGCCCGACGAGCGCTGA